The Kordia sp. SMS9 genome window below encodes:
- a CDS encoding 3-oxoacyl-ACP synthase III family protein — protein MYTSRIIGLGHYVPDNVVTNNDLSKLMDTNDAWIQERTGIKERRFAVKGTEDTTSGMGIKAAKVAIERAGIDKDDIDFIVFATLSPDYYFPGPGVMVQKELDIKTVGALDVRNQCSGFVYAISVADQFIKTGMYKNILVIGSELHSHGLDMTTRGRGVSVIFGDGAGAAILTRSEDDTRGILSTHLHSQGEHAEELALTAPGMGTRWVNDIISDHEAGVEDTSYFPHMNGQFVFKNAVVRFSEVIMEGLAQNGLGKEAIDMLIPHQANLRIAQFIQKKFGLSNDQVYNNIMRYGNTTAASIPIALTEAWEEGKIKEGDTVVLAAFGSGFTWGSVIIKW, from the coding sequence ATGTATACATCTAGAATTATAGGACTCGGACATTATGTTCCAGATAATGTGGTTACCAATAATGATTTATCAAAACTCATGGATACGAATGATGCGTGGATACAGGAGCGTACAGGAATCAAAGAACGAAGGTTTGCCGTAAAAGGTACAGAAGATACTACTTCGGGCATGGGAATTAAAGCCGCAAAGGTTGCTATTGAACGTGCAGGTATTGATAAAGATGATATCGATTTTATCGTTTTTGCCACATTGAGTCCTGATTATTATTTTCCTGGACCAGGCGTTATGGTGCAAAAAGAATTGGATATTAAAACCGTTGGCGCGTTAGATGTTCGCAATCAATGTTCCGGATTTGTATACGCTATTTCAGTAGCAGATCAGTTTATTAAAACGGGAATGTATAAAAATATTTTAGTGATCGGTTCTGAGTTACATTCACATGGATTGGATATGACCACACGTGGAAGAGGCGTTTCTGTGATTTTTGGAGATGGTGCAGGAGCTGCAATTTTAACCAGAAGCGAAGATGACACTCGTGGAATTTTATCTACACATTTACATTCGCAAGGAGAACATGCAGAAGAATTGGCATTGACAGCACCCGGAATGGGAACACGTTGGGTAAATGATATTATTAGCGATCATGAAGCTGGCGTAGAAGATACTTCGTATTTTCCGCACATGAACGGACAGTTTGTATTCAAAAATGCCGTCGTTCGTTTTAGTGAAGTAATTATGGAAGGTTTAGCACAAAACGGATTGGGCAAAGAAGCTATTGACATGTTAATTCCGCACCAAGCAAATTTACGCATCGCACAATTTATTCAAAAGAAGTTTGGATTAAGCAACGATCAAGTATATAACAATATCATGCGTTATGGAAATACAACCGCAGCATCCATTCCAATTGCATTAACAGAAGCTTGGGAAGAAGGAAAAATCAAAGAAGGAGACACGGTCGTATTAGCAGCTTTCGGAAGTGGATTTACTTGGGGAAGTGTGATTATTAAGTGGTAA
- a CDS encoding S9 family peptidase, giving the protein MKNTFIVFIFFLSFFSLNAQENIGYQQPPQEILELADAAPAPRVRMDTKGEKFYFLYRSNYKSIAELSEKELRLAGLRINPKTNIGSRQRYYDKLQIRIGRNAAEEMVAGLPSKGRFSYFSWSPDETKLALTNTVETGVELWVIDFNTKTAKKLTDANLNANIGSPYMWLKDSKSLLVKKVPNNRKNLINTASTVPVGPTISVSQQGVKAQNRTYQDLLKNKNDEFNFEQLATSELHRVDLNGNNSLWKEKNMYRSMSLSPNGEFVMLRTVEKPFSYLVTYSQFPFTSTIYNSNGNKVYEALKVPLIEDLPKGFMSTRTGRRNISWRSDQPATIYWAEALDGGDPAKKVSHRDEVFQLKAPFTGTPTSLLKTVGRFSWILWGNSETAVAYDYWWNTRNTKTYLFNPSDNSKEAKIITDRSYQDIYSNPGDFISSKNEFGRNVLSMEKNNLFLIGDGYSENGRKPFVDKFNLKNLTTKRMYESDYTNKTVNIIDAVDLKKGTFMIMLESKSEYPNYYIQNLKKNKPAVALTNFKNPFESIKNVKKEVITYKRDDGLELSGTLYLPTNYEEGKKYPMILWAYPVEYKDKKNAGQVTADANEFTYVYYGSPIYWVARGYVVLDDASFPIVGEGDEEPNDTFIKQLVANGKAAIDAVDKLGYIDRTKVAVGGHSYGAFMTANLLTHSNLFAAGIARSGAYNRTLTPYGFQSEERSYWEAPEIYYNMSPFMHADKMKTPLLLIHGEADNNSGTYPLQSERYFNALKGMGAPVRLVMLPKESHGYRAKESIMHLLWEQDRWLEMHLKNKETSSK; this is encoded by the coding sequence ATGAAAAACACCTTCATAGTATTCATTTTTTTTCTTTCCTTTTTTAGTTTAAATGCACAAGAAAACATTGGATATCAACAGCCTCCACAAGAAATATTAGAACTTGCTGATGCCGCGCCAGCACCTAGAGTCCGGATGGACACTAAAGGAGAAAAATTTTATTTTTTATATCGTAGCAACTATAAAAGCATTGCCGAACTTTCTGAAAAAGAATTACGCTTGGCTGGTTTGCGTATCAATCCAAAAACAAATATTGGTAGCAGACAACGTTATTATGACAAACTCCAAATTAGAATCGGCAGAAACGCCGCAGAAGAAATGGTAGCTGGATTGCCGTCAAAAGGTCGCTTTTCCTATTTTAGCTGGTCGCCAGACGAAACCAAATTGGCATTGACAAATACTGTTGAAACTGGTGTGGAATTATGGGTGATCGATTTTAATACAAAAACTGCAAAAAAACTCACAGATGCAAATTTAAATGCCAATATTGGCAGTCCGTATATGTGGTTGAAAGACAGCAAATCATTACTCGTAAAGAAAGTTCCAAACAATAGAAAAAATTTGATCAATACGGCAAGTACAGTTCCTGTTGGACCAACAATTTCAGTAAGTCAGCAAGGTGTAAAAGCACAAAACAGAACCTATCAAGATTTATTGAAAAATAAAAACGACGAATTCAACTTTGAGCAGTTAGCCACATCAGAATTGCATCGTGTAGATCTTAACGGAAATAATTCCCTTTGGAAAGAAAAAAACATGTACAGAAGCATGTCATTATCACCCAATGGTGAATTTGTAATGTTAAGAACTGTTGAAAAACCATTCTCGTATTTAGTTACTTACTCACAATTTCCATTTACTTCAACCATTTACAATAGCAATGGAAACAAAGTATACGAAGCGTTAAAAGTTCCGTTAATTGAAGATTTACCAAAAGGATTCATGTCTACACGAACTGGTCGTAGAAATATCTCGTGGCGTTCAGATCAACCAGCAACGATTTACTGGGCAGAAGCTTTAGATGGTGGCGATCCTGCCAAAAAAGTTTCACACAGAGACGAAGTGTTTCAATTAAAAGCGCCTTTTACAGGAACTCCAACTTCCTTATTAAAAACCGTTGGGCGTTTTTCATGGATTCTATGGGGAAATAGTGAAACCGCCGTTGCGTATGATTATTGGTGGAATACACGAAATACAAAAACCTATCTTTTCAATCCATCGGATAACAGCAAAGAAGCCAAAATTATTACGGACAGAAGCTACCAAGATATATACAGCAATCCTGGGGATTTTATCTCTTCAAAAAATGAATTTGGTCGCAATGTATTAAGTATGGAAAAAAACAACCTGTTTTTAATTGGTGATGGATACAGTGAAAATGGCAGAAAACCTTTTGTGGATAAATTCAATCTGAAAAATTTAACCACGAAACGCATGTATGAGTCCGATTACACCAATAAAACAGTAAATATTATTGATGCAGTCGATCTAAAAAAAGGAACCTTTATGATCATGTTGGAATCTAAAAGTGAATATCCTAATTACTACATTCAAAACCTAAAAAAGAACAAGCCAGCCGTGGCATTGACCAACTTTAAAAATCCTTTTGAAAGCATAAAAAATGTCAAGAAAGAAGTCATTACTTATAAACGTGACGATGGTTTGGAACTTTCGGGAACCTTGTATTTACCAACAAATTACGAAGAAGGTAAAAAATACCCAATGATTTTGTGGGCATATCCTGTAGAATATAAAGACAAGAAAAATGCAGGCCAAGTAACCGCTGACGCCAATGAGTTTACCTATGTATATTATGGTTCGCCAATTTACTGGGTTGCGCGCGGATATGTGGTGTTAGACGATGCTTCTTTCCCTATTGTGGGCGAAGGCGACGAAGAACCAAACGATACCTTTATAAAACAACTCGTTGCCAACGGAAAAGCTGCGATTGACGCTGTAGACAAACTAGGCTATATTGATAGAACAAAAGTTGCCGTTGGCGGACATTCGTACGGAGCGTTTATGACCGCAAACTTATTGACACATTCCAATCTATTTGCTGCGGGAATTGCACGAAGCGGCGCATATAACAGAACGCTGACACCGTACGGTTTTCAAAGTGAAGAACGCAGTTATTGGGAAGCTCCTGAAATTTATTACAACATGTCACCATTTATGCATGCAGATAAAATGAAAACGCCTTTGTTGTTAATTCACGGAGAAGCAGACAACAATTCAGGAACCTATCCTTTACAAAGTGAACGTTATTTTAATGCACTCAAAGGAATGGGCGCGCCAGTGCGTTTGGTCATGTTGCCAAAAGAAAGTCACGGGTATAGAGCCAAAGAATCGATCATGCACTTACTGTGGGAACAAGATCGTTGGCTGGAAATGCACTTAAAAAACAAAGAAACTTCTTCGAAGTAG